The Nitrospirota bacterium genome includes a region encoding these proteins:
- a CDS encoding NAD(P)H-dependent oxidoreductase subunit E: MSGSVLVVDDELVVIKSCERILNAEGYNVDSASGGAEALRKIEKTNYDLVLTDLKMPGMDGITLIKLIKRAKPAQGIVVITGYPTQETIKEALEMGIIDYVPKPFTPAVLTDVTHRAFQWIKGTVAGEKPKEEFPPAMIAELDRVLREYKNKPGNAIPALQRAQEIVGYLPPLIQKRIAKGLNISPAEIHSIVSFYSFFTMKPRGDHTVRVCLGTACYVKGIETIIAKLKDTLMIDVGGITADKKFSLETVRCLGACGLAPVMVIDHDTYGSLTQKKAVDALSNYASLQTAALSEEKEFADSKGD; this comes from the coding sequence ATGTCCGGCAGCGTGCTGGTAGTTGATGATGAGCTTGTTGTTATAAAAAGCTGTGAAAGAATCTTAAATGCTGAAGGCTACAATGTAGACAGCGCCTCCGGCGGCGCAGAGGCATTGCGCAAAATAGAAAAAACTAACTACGACCTCGTGCTCACCGACCTAAAAATGCCCGGAATGGACGGCATAACACTGATCAAACTGATAAAAAGGGCCAAACCCGCACAGGGCATTGTAGTCATTACAGGCTATCCGACGCAGGAGACAATCAAAGAAGCTCTTGAGATGGGCATCATTGATTATGTGCCAAAGCCGTTTACTCCGGCAGTGCTTACAGATGTTACGCACAGGGCCTTTCAATGGATAAAGGGGACAGTTGCTGGAGAAAAACCAAAAGAGGAATTCCCTCCTGCCATGATTGCCGAGCTTGACAGGGTCCTCAGGGAATATAAAAACAAGCCGGGCAACGCAATACCCGCGCTTCAGCGCGCACAGGAAATCGTCGGATACCTGCCGCCCTTAATACAAAAACGTATTGCAAAAGGTTTAAATATATCGCCGGCTGAGATTCACAGCATTGTTTCGTTTTACTCATTCTTTACAATGAAGCCGCGGGGCGACCACACGGTAAGGGTATGTCTCGGGACTGCATGTTATGTTAAAGGAATTGAGACAATAATAGCCAAACTTAAAGATACGCTAATGATAGATGTCGGCGGAATAACGGCAGATAAGAAATTCTCTCTTGAGACCGTCAGATGCCTTGGCGCCTGCGGCCTCGCGCCTGTCATGGTCATAGACCATGATACATACGGCTCATTGACTCAGAAAAAGGCGGTAGATGCCCTGAGCAACTATGCCTCACTGCAGACGGCGGCGCTGTCCGAAGAGAAAGAATTTGCAGACAGCAAAGGAGATTAA
- a CDS encoding (2Fe-2S) ferredoxin domain-containing protein: MTRLTIDDLLKIKEKHQAEFTLREGGYRAKVTVHMGTCGIAAGARAVMTALMDEISNASVKDVIVTTSGCAGLCAREPMATVEIINQPPVKYCDLNEDKIKQIFKEHIIAGTPVEKYVLVAGCETTY; the protein is encoded by the coding sequence ATGACGAGACTGACGATAGATGACCTTCTAAAGATCAAAGAAAAACATCAGGCGGAATTTACCCTGAGAGAAGGCGGTTACAGGGCAAAAGTTACAGTCCACATGGGCACCTGCGGAATTGCGGCAGGCGCAAGGGCTGTCATGACTGCATTAATGGATGAAATTTCAAATGCCAGTGTAAAGGATGTCATAGTCACAACCTCGGGCTGCGCAGGGCTTTGCGCCCGTGAGCCCATGGCGACTGTTGAAATAATCAATCAGCCGCCAGTAAAATACTGCGACTTAAATGAAGATAAAATTAAACAGATATTCAAAGAACACATTATAGCAGGAACACCTGTTGAAAAATATGTGCTGGTAGCCGGTTGTGAAACAACATACTAA
- the nuoF gene encoding NADH-quinone oxidoreductase subunit NuoF: MENFRANIMLCAGTGCVASGTMKVKFALEKELKKTGLENEIKVVLTGCNGYCAQGPVMSVYPDDIFYQAVSVDEIPKLVEEHFLKGRPYEKLMFKEPEKKSAVPLMKDIPFFKHQVLRVLRNKGLIDPEKIEEYIARDGYQAAAKVLTQMTPEDVINVIKDSGIRGRGGAGFPTGMKWEFCSKVRSDVKFMLCNGDEGDPGAFMDRSVMEADPHAVIEGMIIGARAIGSHNGYIYVRAEYPLAVKRLQLAIDQCYEAGLLGKNILDSGFDFDLEIYQGAGAFVCGEETALMRSIEGKRGMPRPRPPFPAHKGLWDKPSVLNNVETLAQISLIIMNGADWYKSLGTEKSTGTKVFALTGAVNNIGLIEVPMGTPLKTIIFDIGGGIKKGRKFKAVQMGGPSGGCIPESLIDIPVTYEDVVKTGAIMGSGGMVVMDDNNCMVSIAKFFLEFTADESCGKCVPCRVGTRILLDMLIDITEGRGKESDIETLEDLSLDIIAASLCGLGQTAPNPILTTIRYFKDEYESHIKDKWCKAGVCRSLCTFMIDEKTCTGCGACMRACPAKAITGEKKKPHNIMQEVCVHCRNCYETCKFNSIRILPAAARETVKKE; this comes from the coding sequence ATGGAAAATTTTCGCGCAAATATAATGCTATGTGCAGGGACGGGCTGCGTTGCCAGCGGAACCATGAAGGTTAAGTTCGCCCTTGAGAAAGAGCTGAAGAAAACGGGGCTTGAAAACGAAATAAAAGTAGTCCTCACCGGCTGTAACGGCTACTGCGCGCAAGGTCCTGTAATGTCGGTTTATCCTGATGACATTTTTTATCAGGCAGTTAGCGTAGATGAAATACCCAAACTGGTTGAAGAACACTTCCTTAAAGGCAGGCCGTATGAGAAGCTGATGTTCAAGGAGCCTGAAAAAAAGTCTGCTGTCCCTTTAATGAAGGACATCCCTTTCTTTAAACATCAGGTTCTAAGGGTATTAAGGAACAAAGGGCTTATTGACCCTGAAAAAATTGAAGAGTACATTGCAAGAGACGGTTATCAGGCCGCGGCTAAGGTGCTGACACAGATGACCCCTGAGGACGTAATAAATGTGATAAAAGATTCAGGGATAAGAGGCCGGGGCGGAGCTGGATTTCCAACAGGCATGAAATGGGAATTTTGTTCAAAGGTCAGGTCTGATGTAAAGTTCATGCTCTGCAACGGTGATGAAGGCGACCCGGGCGCATTTATGGACAGGTCTGTAATGGAGGCTGACCCGCATGCTGTTATTGAAGGCATGATTATCGGCGCAAGGGCCATCGGCTCTCATAACGGCTACATCTACGTAAGAGCTGAATACCCTCTGGCTGTGAAAAGGCTTCAGCTGGCGATAGACCAATGTTATGAGGCAGGACTCCTCGGTAAAAACATCCTTGACAGCGGTTTTGATTTTGACCTTGAGATTTATCAGGGAGCCGGGGCCTTTGTCTGCGGAGAGGAAACCGCTTTGATGCGGTCCATTGAGGGCAAGCGCGGCATGCCGAGACCACGGCCGCCCTTCCCTGCCCACAAGGGATTATGGGACAAGCCGTCAGTTTTAAACAATGTTGAAACCCTTGCGCAGATTTCCCTGATAATTATGAACGGAGCAGACTGGTATAAAAGCCTCGGCACTGAAAAAAGCACCGGGACAAAGGTTTTCGCCCTTACAGGCGCAGTTAACAATATCGGGCTTATTGAAGTGCCTATGGGCACGCCGTTGAAGACCATTATTTTTGACATAGGCGGGGGTATAAAAAAGGGAAGAAAATTCAAAGCAGTCCAGATGGGAGGACCGTCAGGAGGCTGTATCCCTGAAAGTCTGATTGACATCCCGGTCACATATGAAGATGTCGTAAAGACAGGAGCCATCATGGGCTCAGGCGGCATGGTGGTAATGGACGACAACAACTGCATGGTCAGCATTGCAAAGTTCTTCCTGGAATTCACTGCGGACGAATCCTGTGGAAAGTGCGTGCCCTGCAGGGTGGGTACCAGGATACTGCTTGATATGCTCATTGACATTACAGAAGGCAGGGGAAAAGAAAGCGATATAGAAACACTTGAGGATCTCTCGCTGGATATTATCGCTGCATCGCTTTGCGGCCTCGGACAAACAGCGCCGAATCCCATCCTCACAACAATACGGTATTTTAAAGATGAATATGAATCGCATATAAAAGATAAATGGTGCAAGGCAGGTGTGTGCCGCAGTCTCTGCACATTTATGATTGATGAAAAAACCTGCACCGGATGCGGCGCATGCATGAGGGCCTGTCCGGCTAAGGCAATTACAGGGGAAAAGAAAAAACCTCACAATATTATGCAGGAGGTCTGCGTCCACTGCAGGAACTGTTATGAAACCTGTAAGTTTAATTCTATCCGAATACTGCCGGCAGCAGCGAGAGAAACAGTGAAGAAAGAGTAA
- a CDS encoding molybdopterin-dependent oxidoreductase codes for MVTLTINGKQIEAVEGTTILEAALKNGIRIPNLCYDRRLKPYGACRLCVVEVEGQPRLFASCSSPVTAGMAVKTDTPKLRKARQTVLELMLVHHPLDCPLCDKAGECDLQDFAYDYGKPEARFIRHRKEAPPDVRGPLVELTANRCILCGKCVRLCDEHQGRGALGFIGRGFSTVVQPAFGEILECDYCGQCIDACPTGALLSKPYKFKARPWFLDEKDTICPFCGCGCTLTLGIRDGEILRSRGVEGRGQSKGNLCGRGRFGFDYIYSKNRLKTPLIRIKDKKEGSRIQGFKDSSEKLDPSTPRPLDPFPSFREASWTEALNYISENLRSISEQHGPSSIGAIGSHRCANEDNHMLQKFMKHIIGSNNIDSSAAFGYAVVEKAWETAFGQKCHSINLKSPLDKEAILIVESDLTVTHPVFGLNILQAKREGSKLIVADSRETKLTRHSSQKLRIKPGTGIALLNGIMKIIMDKELFDKEKVSGIAGFSALQTLLDDYTTEKVCRITGLTEAELTAASETYARAKSRMISLTISASENTKGMDTVLAAANLILLLGDSHSSLQIPAEYSNSFGAYHLLNGLNNSSTGKDIFEMLYNPDSIRALYIMGEDPALNFPDTSSIINKLKSLDFLIVQDIALTETAKLAHVVLPASSWAEKDGTFTNAEGLNQRLQKVIDTAEQPLPDWRILKDLALCMGKDTGIRNIEDITKEITSSFNPQPSTLNPQPCFSPVSYAPAEKSDSYPISLILRDILQHSGSMSARSKSLDLVASEAILEINEEDAKKLGITDNSHVKVSSSRTSVYLKAMVSDEIPEGAVFVSAHFPHAKINTLTSPFLNGMPSITMVNIEAVK; via the coding sequence ATGGTAACTTTAACAATTAACGGCAAACAAATTGAAGCTGTAGAAGGCACGACCATTCTTGAGGCTGCGCTGAAAAACGGCATCAGGATTCCAAACCTCTGCTATGACAGAAGGCTCAAGCCTTATGGCGCATGCAGGTTGTGCGTTGTTGAAGTGGAAGGTCAGCCGAGGCTTTTTGCTTCATGCTCAAGCCCGGTCACTGCAGGCATGGCGGTAAAAACTGATACGCCGAAACTGAGGAAGGCGCGCCAGACAGTGCTTGAGCTCATGCTGGTGCACCATCCTCTGGACTGCCCGCTATGCGACAAGGCCGGCGAGTGCGACCTTCAGGACTTTGCATACGACTACGGTAAACCTGAAGCGCGCTTTATCAGACACCGGAAAGAAGCGCCTCCTGATGTAAGGGGTCCACTGGTAGAGCTGACTGCAAACAGATGCATTTTATGCGGCAAATGCGTGCGGCTGTGCGATGAGCATCAGGGCCGGGGAGCATTAGGGTTTATCGGCAGGGGATTTTCTACAGTGGTCCAGCCTGCTTTCGGCGAAATACTTGAATGCGATTACTGCGGGCAGTGCATAGATGCATGTCCTACCGGCGCGCTTCTCAGCAAACCGTATAAATTCAAGGCAAGGCCCTGGTTCCTTGATGAAAAAGATACCATATGCCCGTTCTGCGGCTGCGGCTGCACCCTGACTCTCGGAATTCGGGATGGAGAAATATTAAGGTCACGGGGAGTAGAAGGCAGGGGACAAAGCAAAGGCAATCTCTGCGGCAGGGGCAGATTCGGCTTTGATTACATTTACAGCAAAAACCGCCTGAAGACCCCGCTGATTAGAATAAAGGATAAAAAAGAGGGTTCAAGGATTCAAGGATTCAAGGATTCAAGTGAAAAACTCGACCCCTCGACCCCTCGACCCCTCGACCCCTTTCCAAGTTTTAGAGAGGCTTCCTGGACTGAGGCGTTGAATTACATCAGCGAAAACCTCCGGTCTATTTCAGAACAACACGGGCCGTCTTCCATAGGCGCCATAGGCTCGCACAGATGCGCTAATGAAGATAATCATATGCTGCAAAAATTCATGAAGCACATTATCGGCTCAAACAATATTGACTCATCGGCAGCCTTTGGCTATGCAGTTGTTGAAAAGGCATGGGAAACGGCCTTCGGTCAAAAATGCCACAGCATTAACCTTAAATCCCCGCTTGATAAAGAAGCCATTCTGATAGTTGAATCCGACCTGACTGTTACGCATCCGGTATTCGGGCTGAATATCTTACAGGCCAAAAGGGAAGGTTCAAAGCTTATTGTTGCCGACAGTAGGGAAACAAAACTTACAAGACACAGCTCGCAGAAGCTCAGGATAAAACCCGGGACAGGCATAGCCCTGCTTAACGGAATAATGAAAATTATAATGGACAAAGAGCTCTTTGATAAAGAAAAGGTATCGGGTATTGCAGGTTTCTCAGCGCTTCAGACATTATTAGATGATTACACCACTGAGAAGGTCTGCAGGATTACCGGATTAACAGAAGCAGAGCTGACAGCAGCCTCTGAAACATATGCCCGCGCCAAAAGCAGAATGATTTCCCTCACAATAAGCGCTTCGGAGAACACCAAAGGCATGGATACCGTTCTTGCCGCTGCCAATCTTATCTTACTGCTTGGCGACAGCCACAGCTCGCTTCAAATACCTGCGGAATATTCAAACAGCTTCGGCGCATATCACCTTTTGAACGGTTTAAACAATTCAAGCACAGGAAAAGATATTTTTGAAATGCTTTATAACCCGGACTCTATCAGGGCATTATATATCATGGGAGAAGACCCTGCGCTCAACTTCCCGGACACCTCAAGTATAATAAATAAGTTGAAGTCTTTGGATTTTCTGATTGTTCAGGACATAGCGCTTACTGAAACCGCAAAATTAGCGCATGTAGTCCTGCCTGCGTCAAGCTGGGCTGAAAAAGACGGAACATTCACCAATGCCGAAGGGCTTAACCAGCGGCTGCAAAAAGTAATTGACACGGCAGAACAGCCTCTTCCTGACTGGAGGATATTGAAGGACCTTGCTTTATGCATGGGGAAAGACACAGGCATAAGAAACATTGAAGATATTACCAAAGAAATAACTTCATCCTTCAACCCTCAACCTTCAACCCTCAACCCTCAACCTTGTTTTAGTCCGGTTAGTTACGCCCCTGCCGAAAAATCAGACAGTTATCCCATATCCCTGATACTCAGGGATATTCTTCAGCACTCAGGGAGCATGTCTGCACGGTCAAAATCACTGGACCTGGTGGCATCCGAGGCAATTCTTGAGATAAATGAAGAAGATGCCAAAAAACTCGGCATCACAGACAACAGTCATGTAAAAGTAAGTTCAAGCCGTACCAGTGTTTATCTTAAGGCAATGGTTTCCGACGAAATCCCGGAAGGCGCAGTGTTTGTCTCTGCACATTTTCCCCATGCAAAAATAAACACCCTGACCTCTCCCTTCTTAAACGGCATGCCCTCTATCACCATGGTAAATATAGAAGCCGTGAAGTAA
- a CDS encoding type II toxin-antitoxin system HicB family antitoxin, producing the protein MKLHAIIEQDEAGYYVAEVPALPGCLSQGKTYEEAIANIKEAIEGWFEVMESKQVIDSSRLIEVAV; encoded by the coding sequence ATAAAATTGCACGCGATAATTGAACAAGATGAAGCAGGTTATTATGTAGCCGAAGTGCCGGCGCTTCCGGGGTGTCTTTCTCAGGGGAAAACTTATGAAGAAGCCATTGCCAATATCAAAGAAGCTATTGAGGGTTGGTTTGAGGTAATGGAATCTAAACAAGTCATTGATTCTTCCCGTCTTATTGAAGTTGCTGTTTGA
- a CDS encoding type II toxin-antitoxin system HicA family toxin, protein MSKKNLKLCSGAEAVRKFQEASWTAVRQKGSYVMMTKPGYQWTLSIPQHKELGPGLLRKLINQAGLTVEKFNNLQ, encoded by the coding sequence ATGAGTAAAAAAAATTTAAAACTCTGCTCAGGTGCAGAAGCAGTCCGAAAATTCCAGGAAGCAAGCTGGACTGCTGTCCGGCAAAAAGGCTCCTATGTAATGATGACAAAACCCGGCTATCAGTGGACATTATCCATTCCTCAGCATAAAGAACTCGGTCCCGGACTGCTCCGCAAACTGATAAATCAAGCTGGACTTACCGTAGAAAAATTTAATAATTTGCAGTAA